A region of Nostoc sp. 'Peltigera membranacea cyanobiont' N6 DNA encodes the following proteins:
- a CDS encoding Holliday junction resolvase RuvX: MTFREFSPTQPVILGFDPGRDKCGLAVMGLDRQLYYHQVVLAKEAIATIETLRQRFPISLMVMGDQTTAKEWRQKLYQELTEPLSIILVDERYTTLEARDRYWQMFPPKGLIKLLPQGLRQPPRPIDDIVAILLIERYLNRLTESAVRSYE; this comes from the coding sequence ATGACTTTCCGCGAATTTTCACCAACGCAACCAGTCATATTGGGCTTCGATCCAGGTCGAGATAAGTGTGGTTTAGCGGTGATGGGACTGGATCGGCAATTGTATTATCATCAGGTCGTGCTAGCAAAAGAAGCGATCGCTACCATTGAGACCCTCCGTCAAAGGTTTCCGATCTCCTTGATGGTGATGGGAGATCAAACTACAGCCAAAGAGTGGAGACAGAAATTATATCAGGAATTGACAGAACCTCTGAGTATTATTTTAGTGGATGAGCGCTATACAACCTTAGAAGCACGCGATCGCTATTGGCAAATGTTCCCACCCAAAGGGCTAATAAAGCTATTGCCACAAGGTCTGCGACAGCCACCAAGACCGATAGATGACATTGTTGCCATCCTCTTAATCGAAAGATACTTAAATCGGCTTACTGAATCAGCAGTGAGGAGTTATGAGTGA
- a CDS encoding DUF3084 domain-containing protein, with amino-acid sequence MTTGYILIAAILILGGVIATVGDRIGTRVGKARLSLFKLRPKNTAVVVTIFTGGLISASTLGILFAADEGLRKGVFELEDIQTDLRQKREQLKTAETQKSQVESELNQARLAQTKAQQDLQVINQSLQAANAKQLQTQAQLNRTISQQAQTQTQLQRTQGQLGQVVTQYQKAITQLQSVSSQRKELQAAVELLKTERQRLYAEAKKAIDEAKTAIEKRDLELANRQEAIEVRDQKIGQLDQLIQKRNVEVAVREEVIAKRESRLKELEAQQEQLELEVARLEKYYQSYRDLRLGKLALVRGQVLSAAVIRVTQPAAARQAVVQLLQEANRNANLELSEPGANPANVELLRVTQDRVDQLSKQISDGQEYVVRIFSAGNYVRGEKQIEFFADTARNQLVFSGGAVLATTTADSKTMTSYQLQQRLEILISASQFRARNAGIVENVQVEGTFLRFIAQLRQYNQPLEIKAIAAEDTYTAGPLRVKLVAIVNGQIIFST; translated from the coding sequence ATGACCACCGGATACATCCTCATCGCAGCAATTTTAATCTTGGGAGGCGTAATTGCCACCGTGGGCGATCGCATCGGCACACGAGTTGGCAAAGCTCGCCTCTCACTTTTTAAGCTTCGTCCGAAAAATACTGCTGTAGTAGTAACTATTTTTACGGGCGGTTTGATTTCAGCATCAACGTTAGGAATTTTATTCGCTGCCGACGAAGGCTTGCGAAAGGGAGTCTTTGAATTAGAAGATATTCAAACAGACCTCAGACAGAAGCGGGAACAGCTAAAAACCGCAGAAACTCAGAAAAGTCAGGTAGAAAGCGAGCTAAATCAAGCTAGACTTGCCCAAACAAAAGCACAACAAGACTTGCAGGTAATTAATCAATCCTTGCAGGCGGCAAATGCCAAACAACTCCAAACACAAGCTCAGTTGAACCGCACCATTAGTCAACAAGCCCAAACTCAAACTCAACTGCAACGCACTCAAGGTCAGCTGGGACAAGTTGTAACTCAGTACCAAAAAGCTATAACTCAGTTGCAAAGCGTTTCCAGTCAGAGGAAAGAGCTACAGGCGGCAGTTGAACTACTAAAGACAGAACGACAACGACTGTACGCTGAAGCGAAAAAAGCCATTGACGAAGCCAAAACAGCGATTGAAAAACGCGATCTCGAACTTGCTAACCGTCAAGAAGCCATAGAAGTGCGCGATCAAAAAATTGGCCAACTCGATCAATTAATTCAAAAGCGGAATGTAGAAGTTGCAGTCCGAGAGGAAGTGATTGCCAAACGGGAATCGCGCCTAAAAGAATTGGAAGCACAACAGGAACAACTAGAACTGGAAGTTGCAAGGTTAGAGAAATATTATCAGTCTTACCGTGACCTGCGTCTAGGTAAGCTGGCCTTAGTTCGCGGTCAAGTTCTATCTGCTGCTGTAATTCGTGTTACCCAACCGGCTGCTGCTCGTCAGGCTGTGGTACAACTTTTACAAGAAGCCAATCGCAATGCCAACCTGGAATTAAGTGAGCCTGGGGCAAATCCTGCAAATGTAGAGCTACTGCGTGTGACTCAGGATAGAGTTGACCAATTGAGCAAGCAGATTAGCGATGGTCAAGAATATGTGGTGCGAATTTTCTCGGCTGGGAACTACGTCAGGGGAGAAAAGCAGATAGAGTTTTTCGCTGATACAGCCCGAAATCAATTAGTTTTTTCGGGAGGTGCAGTGCTAGCCACAACTACTGCCGATTCCAAAACCATGACATCCTATCAGTTACAGCAACGGCTGGAAATACTAATTTCTGCTTCCCAATTTCGGGCCCGTAATGCCGGAATTGTCGAAAATGTGCAAGTAGAAGGGACTTTCTTGCGTTTTATCGCCCAATTAAGACAGTATAATCAGCCGTTGGAGATCAAAGCGATCGCAGCAGAGGACACTTATACAGCCGGCCCATTGAGAGTAAAATTAGTGGCAATAGTCAACGGACAAATAATTTTTAGTACTTAA
- the ntcA gene encoding global nitrogen regulator NtcA, translating to MIVTQDKALANVFRQMATGAFPPVVETFERNKTIFFPGDPAERVYFLLKGAVKLSRVYEAGEEITVALLRENSVFGVLSLLTGNKSDRFYHSVAFTPVELLSAPIEQVEQALKENPELSMLMLRGLSSRILQTEMMIETLAHRDMGSRLVSFLLILCRDFGVPCADGITIDLKLSHQAIAEAIGSTRVTVTRLLGDLREKKMISIHKKKITVHKPVTLSRQFT from the coding sequence ATGATCGTGACACAAGATAAAGCCCTAGCAAATGTATTTCGTCAGATGGCGACCGGGGCGTTTCCGCCAGTTGTGGAAACGTTTGAACGCAATAAAACGATCTTTTTTCCTGGCGATCCTGCCGAACGAGTTTATTTTCTTTTGAAAGGTGCTGTTAAACTTTCTAGGGTGTACGAGGCAGGAGAGGAAATAACAGTAGCATTGCTTCGGGAAAATAGTGTTTTTGGTGTTTTGTCATTGCTGACAGGAAATAAGTCGGATCGGTTTTACCATTCGGTTGCATTTACGCCTGTGGAATTACTGTCAGCCCCAATTGAACAAGTAGAGCAAGCACTCAAGGAAAATCCAGAATTATCAATGTTAATGCTGCGGGGTCTGTCTTCGCGCATTTTACAAACAGAGATGATGATTGAAACTCTCGCTCACCGAGATATGGGTTCCAGATTGGTGAGTTTTTTGTTAATTCTTTGTCGAGATTTTGGCGTTCCTTGTGCTGATGGGATCACTATCGATCTGAAGTTATCTCATCAGGCGATCGCAGAAGCAATTGGTTCAACTCGTGTTACCGTTACTAGGCTACTAGGGGATTTGCGTGAAAAGAAGATGATTTCGATCCACAAAAAGAAGATTACTGTGCATAAACCTGTTACCTTAAGTAGGCAATTCACATAA
- the fabI gene encoding enoyl-ACP reductase FabI, with the protein MLNLTGKNALVTGIANNRSIAWGIAQQLHKAGANLGITYLPDERGKMEKKVAELVEPLNPSLFLPCNVQDEEQIQSTFETIREQWGKLDILIHCLAFASKDDLTGDFSQTSRSGFNTALEISTYSLVQLSGAAKPLMTEGGSIVTLTYLGGVRAIPNYNVMGVAKAGLEMSVRYLAAELGPQNIRVNAISAGPIRTLASSAVGGILDMIHHVEEVAPLRRTVTQLEVGNTAAFLCSDLSSGITGQVLYVDAGYEIMGM; encoded by the coding sequence ATGCTAAATCTGACTGGAAAAAATGCTCTTGTTACAGGTATTGCCAATAACCGCTCGATCGCCTGGGGCATCGCCCAACAGCTGCATAAAGCCGGAGCAAACCTTGGTATTACCTACCTGCCGGATGAACGCGGCAAAATGGAGAAAAAAGTTGCGGAGTTGGTAGAACCCCTCAACCCAAGCTTATTTCTTCCCTGTAATGTCCAAGATGAGGAGCAGATTCAATCTACCTTTGAGACAATCCGCGAACAGTGGGGGAAGTTAGACATCCTCATCCATTGTTTGGCTTTTGCCAGCAAAGACGATTTGACTGGAGATTTTAGCCAAACCTCTCGTTCTGGCTTCAACACTGCCTTAGAAATCAGTACCTATTCGCTGGTGCAGTTAAGTGGTGCAGCTAAACCTTTGATGACAGAGGGAGGAAGTATCGTCACCTTGACATATTTAGGTGGTGTCAGGGCAATCCCTAACTACAACGTTATGGGAGTTGCCAAGGCAGGATTAGAAATGAGTGTGCGCTACCTAGCTGCTGAACTAGGGCCGCAAAATATCCGCGTCAATGCCATCTCCGCAGGCCCCATCCGCACCTTAGCATCTTCAGCAGTGGGTGGAATTTTGGATATGATTCATCATGTAGAAGAAGTAGCTCCCCTACGCCGTACCGTCACTCAGTTAGAAGTGGGGAATACTGCCGCTTTCTTGTGTAGTGATTTGTCCAGTGGGATTACCGGACAAGTTCTATATGTAGATGCAGGATATGAAATTATGGGAATGTGA
- the hisB gene encoding imidazoleglycerol-phosphate dehydratase HisB, translating into MQTTNRQINSNYDQSTKTPRIATVRRTTGETDVQVTINLDGRGTCTAATGIPFLDHMLHQIASHGLIDIDVQAKGDLEIDDHHTNEDVGITLGQAFNQALGDRKGIVRFGNFLAPLDEALVQVALDFSGRPHLSYGLQIPTQRVGTYDTQLVREFFVAIANHCQMTLHIRQLDGINSHHIIEATFKAFARATRLAVEIDPRRAGLIPSSKGVL; encoded by the coding sequence ATGCAAACAACTAATCGTCAAATTAATTCAAATTACGACCAGTCAACAAAAACTCCCCGAATTGCCACTGTTCGCCGTACCACTGGTGAAACTGATGTGCAAGTTACCATCAACCTCGATGGTAGAGGAACTTGCACAGCAGCAACAGGCATTCCGTTTTTGGATCACATGTTGCATCAAATTGCCTCCCACGGCCTGATTGATATAGATGTCCAAGCCAAGGGAGACTTGGAAATTGATGACCATCATACCAATGAAGATGTAGGCATTACCTTGGGTCAAGCTTTCAACCAAGCACTAGGCGACAGAAAAGGTATTGTCCGCTTTGGTAATTTTCTTGCACCATTGGATGAAGCCTTAGTTCAGGTAGCGCTAGACTTTTCTGGACGGCCTCACCTCAGCTACGGCTTGCAAATTCCTACCCAACGTGTAGGAACCTATGACACCCAACTCGTGCGCGAATTCTTTGTGGCGATCGCAAACCATTGCCAAATGACACTGCACATTCGACAATTGGATGGTATTAATTCCCATCACATCATAGAGGCGACATTTAAAGCCTTTGCAAGAGCAACACGGCTAGCGGTAGAAATTGACCCCCGTCGTGCTGGCTTAATTCCCAGTTCTAAAGGCGTTCTATGA
- a CDS encoding ABC transporter ATP-binding protein translates to MKSVADDPDSQLNTAETPPVVLTSELRKVYRTGFWLNQKVVSLKSCSLTVYKGETFGLLGPNGAGKTTLLKLLLGIINPTSGRGLLLDKPIGDRSVKQHIGYLPENPYLYDYLTGWEFLQLAAGLFQIPQSVQRQRIPQLLELVGLSQADARKKLLRRYSKGMLQRVGMAQALINEPDLVFLDEPMSGLDPVGRYQMREIILALKAAGKTIFFNSHVLSEVEQICDRIAILAQGELICSGSLNELLGVNSTYHIKGQGGDWEILKKWIPTLKFERDGSWQGTLQDDYYDFLASVRLMEGKIIAMNLSRYSLEEFFIQQIERKNNNNLVN, encoded by the coding sequence ATGAAGTCTGTTGCAGATGACCCTGATTCTCAACTTAATACGGCAGAAACTCCGCCAGTAGTCCTAACTTCTGAGTTGCGAAAAGTCTATCGCACTGGTTTTTGGCTAAATCAAAAAGTCGTATCTCTCAAAAGCTGTTCTTTAACAGTTTACAAAGGCGAAACCTTTGGTTTGCTAGGGCCAAACGGTGCTGGTAAAACCACCCTTTTAAAATTGTTGCTGGGAATTATTAATCCCACATCTGGGCGGGGATTATTATTGGATAAGCCAATAGGCGATCGCAGTGTTAAGCAGCATATCGGCTATCTGCCAGAAAATCCCTATTTATATGACTATCTCACTGGCTGGGAATTTTTACAGCTAGCTGCTGGACTATTCCAAATTCCCCAAAGTGTCCAACGCCAACGTATTCCCCAACTGCTCGAATTAGTAGGTTTATCCCAAGCTGATGCTCGTAAAAAGCTGCTACGCCGCTACTCAAAAGGAATGCTACAGCGTGTCGGGATGGCACAGGCGCTAATTAACGAGCCAGATTTGGTTTTTCTCGATGAACCTATGTCTGGTCTAGATCCGGTGGGACGCTACCAAATGCGGGAAATTATCCTGGCGTTAAAAGCTGCTGGGAAGACGATTTTTTTCAACAGCCATGTTCTTAGTGAAGTAGAACAGATTTGCGATCGCATTGCCATCCTCGCTCAAGGTGAATTAATTTGCTCTGGTTCCCTGAATGAACTTTTAGGCGTAAACAGCACATATCACATAAAAGGTCAAGGTGGTGACTGGGAGATTCTTAAAAAATGGATACCCACTCTCAAATTTGAACGTGATGGTTCTTGGCAAGGTACACTACAGGACGACTACTATGATTTCCTCGCTAGTGTTCGTCTTATGGAAGGTAAAATTATTGCCATGAACTTGTCCCGTTACTCCCTAGAAGAGTTTTTTATTCAACAAATCGAAAGAAAAAATAACAATAACTTAGTTAATTAA
- a CDS encoding SLBB domain-containing protein, translating to MLNTSLFKFLTQPVVGVAFLSAVNVVVPFVSLAQGQPLPPTTQSPSPQTQLDTNYLLGGGDLIRVNVFEVPEYTGEYQVPPGGAINLPLIGSVSVLGLTTEQASDEVAKRYARFLKRPLISVNLLSPRPINIFVAGEVTRPGAYTLNLSGGAGNNPGVQYPTVLAALTTAQGVTLAADVTQVQLRRKIGPSSEQTVTVNLKELIQTGRLTQDITLRDGDTIVVPTATNFNIAESRNIFASNFAASQTTPRTVTIIGEVNRPGSYLVTPGNTDTQGGANSGTSTPTGLPNVTRVIQLAGGITSQADVRSLKLRRPTRTGSEQSIDINLWQLLQSGDANQDIIVQDGDTIVIPTATEINPAEATQLATTTLSPTRIQVGVVGEVKKPGLTDVQPNSSLNQAILAAGGFNDARASSSAVDLIRLNPNGSVTKRIVKVDFSAGINEQTNPILRNNDVVLVNRSGAAKTGDTVNTITGPLGIILNLLNLFGL from the coding sequence ATGCTTAACACAAGTTTGTTTAAATTTTTAACTCAGCCAGTTGTGGGTGTAGCTTTCTTAAGTGCTGTCAATGTCGTTGTGCCATTTGTGAGTCTAGCTCAGGGGCAACCACTACCACCAACTACACAATCACCAAGCCCACAAACACAATTAGATACTAATTATTTATTAGGAGGCGGCGATCTCATCCGTGTAAACGTATTTGAAGTACCTGAATATACAGGTGAATATCAAGTTCCTCCAGGTGGAGCAATAAACCTACCTTTAATTGGCAGTGTATCAGTTCTAGGACTAACAACTGAACAGGCTTCCGATGAAGTTGCCAAAAGATATGCTCGCTTCCTTAAACGTCCCTTAATCTCAGTCAATTTGTTATCGCCTCGTCCCATCAACATATTCGTTGCTGGAGAGGTGACACGTCCAGGAGCTTACACCCTGAACTTGAGCGGAGGAGCAGGGAACAATCCAGGTGTACAATACCCGACTGTATTAGCCGCATTGACAACAGCGCAGGGAGTAACCCTAGCTGCGGATGTTACCCAAGTTCAATTACGGCGTAAAATAGGACCTTCTTCAGAGCAAACTGTTACTGTTAATTTGAAGGAACTCATCCAAACAGGCAGGTTAACACAAGATATTACCTTGCGCGATGGAGACACCATAGTTGTGCCAACTGCTACCAACTTCAACATCGCAGAATCCCGAAATATATTTGCATCTAACTTTGCCGCCAGCCAAACCACACCCCGCACAGTAACAATTATTGGTGAAGTTAACCGTCCCGGTTCGTATCTTGTCACTCCAGGTAACACAGATACTCAGGGGGGCGCAAATAGTGGCACTTCCACTCCTACAGGTCTGCCAAATGTGACGCGGGTAATTCAACTAGCTGGGGGAATTACATCACAGGCTGATGTTCGTAGTCTTAAGTTACGCCGACCTACAAGAACTGGCTCAGAACAATCTATAGATATTAACCTTTGGCAATTATTGCAGAGTGGTGATGCTAATCAAGACATCATTGTGCAAGACGGAGATACGATTGTTATTCCGACAGCAACTGAAATTAACCCCGCAGAAGCTACTCAATTAGCTACTACCACTTTGTCTCCTACACGCATTCAAGTTGGTGTAGTAGGTGAAGTTAAAAAACCAGGGTTAACAGACGTTCAGCCGAATAGTTCTTTAAATCAAGCTATACTCGCAGCTGGCGGATTTAATGATGCCAGAGCTAGCAGCAGTGCTGTTGATTTGATTCGCCTCAACCCTAATGGTTCTGTCACGAAACGGATAGTAAAAGTGGATTTTTCTGCTGGGATTAATGAGCAAACTAATCCCATACTCCGCAATAATGATGTCGTGCTAGTCAACCGATCTGGTGCAGCTAAGACTGGCGATACCGTCAATACTATAACTGGACCTCTAGGGATTATCCTTAATCTCCTGAACTTGTTCGGACTCTAG
- a CDS encoding choice-of-anchor Q domain-containing protein, producing the protein MMIHGFGFLSLSASLVLPWALTGLAQGEKITQYLFKDVRQSSPVPETSLPSRKLISAAPATTYYVSGTGNDKNSGLTTSSAFRTIQRAANLTDPGDTVLIMNGVYTNSGQAGSALSIKRSGTANAWITYKAYPGHFPKIQHNTWSGIGFSNGVSYIEIDGLEIVGNNANITLAYALSQKTNTSNRLTNGTCISIEGRSSYVHHINILNNKVHDCGGGGISVIAADYVKVDNNTVYNNAWYGIYGGSGISFLKNRNTDNNQGYKMFVTNNKVYNNRMYVPWIQVGRITDGNGIIMDELKSGPNGAYKGRTLIANNISYKNGGSGIHAHESEHIDIVNNTVYLNQQSPELSKKGQLYAGYASDVNIFNNIIYGVAGKNANSSYMNTNVTYNYNLYTNGAVVGAMGPNDVIGDPQFVDASSGDFRLKATSPAINRGYNWNGLKTDYADKPRPAGGRYDIGAYEYQ; encoded by the coding sequence ATGATGATTCATGGTTTCGGTTTTCTCAGTTTGAGTGCATCTCTTGTACTTCCCTGGGCCTTAACAGGTCTGGCTCAAGGAGAGAAGATAACACAGTATTTATTTAAAGACGTTCGTCAGTCATCACCTGTTCCAGAAACATCACTGCCCAGCCGCAAGTTAATCAGCGCGGCTCCTGCGACAACATACTATGTTAGCGGTACCGGAAACGACAAAAATAGCGGACTCACTACCTCATCAGCGTTTAGGACGATTCAAAGGGCAGCAAACCTAACTGACCCTGGCGACACAGTGTTAATTATGAATGGAGTGTACACAAATTCAGGACAAGCGGGGAGTGCCTTAAGTATTAAACGTTCTGGAACTGCTAATGCCTGGATTACGTATAAAGCATATCCTGGACATTTTCCAAAGATTCAACACAACACATGGAGTGGTATCGGGTTTTCAAATGGAGTTTCATATATTGAGATCGACGGTCTAGAGATCGTTGGGAACAATGCCAATATCACCCTTGCTTATGCGTTAAGTCAGAAGACTAACACATCAAATCGCCTTACAAATGGAACCTGCATAAGCATTGAGGGACGCAGTAGTTATGTTCATCACATAAATATTTTGAACAACAAAGTGCATGACTGTGGAGGAGGAGGTATCTCAGTAATCGCGGCTGATTATGTGAAAGTGGATAATAACACTGTGTATAATAACGCCTGGTATGGTATCTATGGTGGCAGTGGCATTTCGTTCTTGAAGAATCGGAATACTGACAATAACCAAGGATACAAAATGTTTGTTACCAACAACAAGGTCTACAACAATCGTATGTACGTTCCCTGGATTCAAGTCGGCAGGATCACAGACGGGAATGGCATTATTATGGATGAGTTAAAAAGTGGTCCTAATGGTGCATATAAAGGACGGACTTTAATTGCAAACAATATCTCATACAAAAATGGTGGTTCGGGTATTCATGCTCATGAGAGTGAGCATATCGATATTGTCAACAACACGGTTTATTTAAATCAGCAAAGCCCAGAGCTATCAAAGAAAGGGCAACTCTATGCTGGCTATGCATCGGATGTCAATATTTTCAATAACATTATTTATGGTGTTGCTGGAAAAAATGCTAACAGCAGCTACATGAATACCAATGTTACCTATAACTATAATCTGTACACTAACGGTGCAGTGGTTGGTGCGATGGGGCCTAACGATGTTATAGGAGACCCACAGTTTGTAGATGCTTCAAGTGGTGACTTTAGACTCAAAGCAACGAGTCCAGCGATCAACAGGGGTTACAATTGGAATGGTTTAAAAACTGATTATGCAGACAAACCCCGTCCTGCTGGTGGTAGATATGATATTGGAGCATACGAATATCAGTAA
- a CDS encoding GumC family protein: MESRESIDLDLNRYLLILKRWWIPAVGIFVGTVMLSAISTTFMKPSYEAEGKLLFRVPSFKVAGSNLSPGSSEGGDSGDLKALVATQNPVSTQIEVITSPSLLQRAIDKLKLKDKEDKPLEVKALQKSLTLKIVGGTDVLRITYSSHDPEEAAAVVNTVMNLYLENDILTNRSEAAATRQFMAKQLPKTQAAVNNAEVALRIFKQKHQIADLSEETKSAVATIGNLDNEMNTVKAQLDEINAQTNELRQKVELNSQQAIAVSALSQSPAVQGVLVQLQETDRQLAIEHSRFLDDNPVIINLEAKKANLKSLLQQQIGQTIGNQTQVPQSLLQIGELRQGLIQNFLQSEIQRFGLTKRLSSLYNSRSSYEQRVKLIPQLAQNQRELERKVEVAESTYQTLLKKVQELQLVENTNTASSRIIAQALVPKDPIVVKKIIVLVLGVMFGLFFATTTVLFLAMRDKSLKTLREVRDVFGYTLLGIVPLSVKKVRSRYSNLELPTQTVAVRDTPYSLTSEMYRMIQANLKFLSSDKALKTIVVTSAVPKEGKSTVSANLAAAIAQLGRQVLLIDADMRVPSQHHFWQLSNAVGLSEVLVGQVEFNMAISKVMDNLDVLTAGVRPPNPLALLDSKRMASLIENSSSQHNYDVVIIDAPPLLLAADALTLSQMTDGILLVARPGVIDSNSAAAAQEMLERSSYNVLGLVVNGIIDKNESSSYFNYAKEYFTHQDLTKEVKPQKRIPDKSSV; encoded by the coding sequence ATGGAATCTAGAGAATCTATTGATTTAGACCTTAATCGTTACCTATTGATATTAAAACGATGGTGGATACCGGCTGTCGGTATCTTTGTGGGTACAGTTATGCTGAGTGCTATATCCACAACATTTATGAAGCCATCTTATGAAGCTGAAGGAAAACTTTTATTCAGAGTTCCCTCTTTTAAAGTAGCAGGAAGTAATCTTTCCCCTGGTTCCTCTGAAGGAGGTGACTCAGGAGATTTAAAAGCTTTGGTCGCAACTCAAAATCCTGTAAGCACTCAGATAGAAGTTATTACTTCTCCTAGCTTATTGCAGCGGGCAATAGACAAACTAAAACTCAAAGATAAAGAAGATAAACCTCTGGAAGTAAAAGCGCTACAAAAATCCCTAACTCTAAAAATTGTTGGTGGGACAGATGTATTGCGAATTACCTATAGCAGCCATGACCCAGAAGAAGCAGCAGCAGTAGTCAACACAGTGATGAATTTGTATTTAGAAAATGATATTCTGACAAATCGCTCTGAGGCAGCAGCAACTCGTCAATTTATGGCCAAGCAGCTTCCTAAAACTCAAGCTGCTGTTAACAATGCGGAAGTAGCGCTACGTATATTTAAACAAAAGCATCAGATTGCAGATTTATCAGAGGAGACAAAGTCAGCTGTTGCAACTATTGGAAATCTAGACAATGAAATGAATACTGTCAAGGCTCAACTGGATGAGATAAACGCCCAAACCAATGAACTGCGCCAAAAAGTAGAGCTAAATTCTCAGCAAGCGATCGCTGTCAGTGCCTTAAGTCAGTCACCTGCTGTACAGGGAGTTCTTGTACAACTTCAAGAAACCGATCGGCAGTTAGCGATTGAGCACAGCCGTTTCCTAGATGACAATCCTGTAATTATTAACCTAGAAGCAAAAAAAGCTAATTTAAAATCTCTCCTGCAACAGCAAATTGGTCAGACTATTGGCAATCAAACACAAGTTCCTCAGAGCTTATTGCAGATTGGAGAACTTAGACAAGGTTTGATACAAAACTTTTTGCAGTCAGAAATACAGCGATTTGGGTTAACAAAAAGACTCTCGTCTCTATATAATTCTCGTTCTAGCTACGAACAACGGGTGAAACTCATACCCCAGTTGGCACAAAATCAGCGGGAGTTAGAACGGAAAGTTGAAGTCGCAGAATCGACCTATCAAACTCTGTTGAAAAAGGTTCAAGAATTACAATTAGTTGAGAACACAAATACAGCCAGTTCTCGGATTATTGCTCAGGCTTTAGTGCCTAAAGATCCAATAGTAGTCAAGAAGATAATTGTTTTGGTGCTAGGAGTTATGTTCGGTTTGTTTTTTGCCACTACAACTGTGCTATTCCTAGCTATGAGAGATAAATCTCTAAAAACACTTAGAGAAGTTAGAGATGTATTTGGATATACTTTGCTGGGAATTGTTCCTTTGTCTGTTAAAAAGGTTCGCTCCCGTTACTCAAATTTAGAATTACCAACTCAAACAGTTGCCGTCAGAGATACGCCCTACTCTTTAACGAGCGAAATGTACCGAATGATTCAAGCCAATCTGAAATTTCTGAGTTCAGATAAAGCACTCAAAACTATTGTGGTAACTAGCGCAGTTCCTAAAGAAGGCAAGTCTACAGTTTCAGCTAATTTGGCTGCTGCGATCGCTCAACTAGGACGTCAAGTTTTACTAATTGATGCAGATATGCGAGTTCCTTCTCAGCATCATTTCTGGCAACTAAGCAATGCAGTCGGTTTAAGTGAGGTTCTTGTAGGTCAAGTTGAATTTAATATGGCTATATCTAAGGTAATGGATAACCTTGATGTTTTAACTGCTGGAGTCAGACCTCCCAACCCACTTGCTTTGCTTGACTCGAAACGCATGGCATCACTAATTGAAAATTCTTCATCTCAACATAACTATGATGTTGTAATTATTGATGCTCCTCCACTCCTTTTAGCAGCCGATGCTTTGACTTTAAGTCAAATGACTGATGGGATTTTATTAGTAGCCAGACCTGGAGTGATTGATTCTAACAGTGCTGCTGCTGCCCAAGAAATGCTAGAGAGATCCAGTTACAACGTCTTAGGTTTAGTTGTGAATGGTATCATTGATAAAAATGAATCTAGTAGTTATTTCAACTATGCTAAAGAATACTTTACTCATCAAGATTTGACAAAAGAGGTAAAGCCACAAAAACGTATTCCTGACAAAAGCTCTGTATAA